A single genomic interval of Lathyrus oleraceus cultivar Zhongwan6 chromosome 7, CAAS_Psat_ZW6_1.0, whole genome shotgun sequence harbors:
- the LOC127108286 gene encoding aquaporin PIP2-7: MVIISEIVKTFILADFCYYLLLCQKTCERNCMGPKNPSRGKFQASIGVHEIFSPEIWKAALTELVATASLMFTLSTTIIACLDSHEVDPKLSVPFAVFIIVFLFLIVTVPLSGGHMSPVFTLIATLKGVTTLSRALLYILAQCIGSIIGFYILKCVMDPRLVNTYSLGGCAIGGKGLNSSINQYEALLLEFSCTFLVLFLGVTLAFDKKRSKNLGLPMVCLVIAGAMALAVFMSITVTGRAGYAGVGLNPARCLGAALVHGGSLWDGLWIFWAGPILACLIYYSVSINLPKDSLVLMDGENDGLKLPLGSSVTIPNGDISKETFYSASHVSQNT, from the exons ACTTGCGAGAGAAATTGTATGGGGCCCAAAAACCCTTCAAGAGGGAAGTTTCAGGCTTCTATTGGAGTACATGAGATTTTCAGCCCAGAG ATATGGAAAGCAGCTTTAACAGAATTAGTTGCAACTGCCTCACTAATGTTCACCTTGTCTACCACCATTATTGCATGCTTGGACTCACATGAAGTTGATCCTAAGCTTAGTGTCCCCTTTGCAGTCTTCATCATAGTCTTCTTATTCCTAATTGTCACAGTTCCTCTATCTGGTGGCCATATGAGCCCTGTTTTCACATTAATAGCTACTCTAAAAGGTGTTACCACTCTTTCTCGTGCACTCCTTTATATCTTAGCACAATGCATTGGCTCGATAATTGGTTTCTATATACTCAAGTGTGTGATGGATCCAAGACTAGTAAACACATATTCATTGGGAGGTTGTGCTATTGGTGGCAAAGGACTTAATTCTAGTATCAATCAGTATGAAGCTTTGTTATTGGAATTCTCTTGCACATTTTTAGTACTCTTTTTGGGTGTCACATTGGCTTTTGACAAAAAAAGGTCAAAGAATTTGGGCTTGCCGATGGTATGTTTGGTGATAGCTGGAGCCATGGCATTGGCAGTGTTTATGTCCATAACTGTAACTGGACGGGCTGGTTATGCTGGTGTTGGGCTTAACCCAGCAAGATGCCTAGGTGCTGCATTGGTTCATGGAGGTTCACTATGGGATGGGCTTTGGATTTTTTGGGCTGGGCCTATTTTGGCCTGTTTAATCTATTATAGTGTCTCTATCAACCTACCAAAAGACAGTTTGGTTTTGATGGACGGAGAAAATGATGGCTTAAAGTTGCCTCTTGGTTCTAGTGTGACAATACCTAATGGTGACATTTCAAAGGAGACTTTTTATTCTGCCTCTCATG